TTAAGTCTCTAGTTCTGTCTCTCAGAATTCTACCTCATGCTTTATGATCCACCACTTTCTAATCTATGGAATAGATGATCTCTTGCTTCTATGCTCTTGGTAACTccgttccctctgcctggaacacctcCAGCCCATTGCCCATTACAAGTAATACTTAAGAACTAAGTGCTTGAATTCTTCACTCCTCACAAGAATCTTACTGAACAGCACTCATTGTAGATACACACTTTTTATAGTTTGCATTATGAAACacttaaaaatgcacaaaagtagagagaacatTGCAATGGATCCCTATCAACCAGAATTCAGCTTCCATAATCAAAATTCACATTGATAAGTCAGATAGAAATAAACAGCGATGTATTCCCACAGCAGGCTGACGTGTTGTCAACAGGGATGGATTGATTTATATCTAAGCTGAGGAAATGGATTCAATTCTCCAGGATCTTAGTTATCGTGAACTCTAACAGCAAAAATGACAAAACCACTCTCAGAGGAGCCATTCAGTGCGACCCACAGTGACCAAGATGCAAGAAAAATCCTACTTCAGACTATAACCTGAACAGCATGTCACAAGCGTCCTAAAATGGCTGTCACGTTACAGGACTTGTCCATAAGGTCAATTTTGGCCACTTAAGACTTACTTGAAGAGAGAGCtaagggttttctttttaatttcgttttttgtttttgtttttaatggccCACTTCAGTGTTAGCAATAGAGAAAATGTGTCCCTGATCCCTTGGATAAATCGAATTGACTGAAGAATGCTTGAATTCATTTAtcccaaaacaaaggggctgagggctgagggtcACTGGAGTTTCAGGGCTGTTCCCAGGGCTGCGAGCACGGACGCCAGAGCCGACTTCCCTCAGGCCCCGCACTGCGGCAGGGACCCTTCTACGGAGGATGGCTGGGGCTCCGGGAGGCTATGGGAACGCCATCTAGAAGCTAGATCTCAGGCAAACGAACGCGCTTTCAAGGGAATTAAAACGAAAGAACACAAACTCGAATCCTGGACCTGATTAGGTGCGCGACCAAAGAAAGCAATAACTAACGGTTCTCACCCTCCATTTCATTCCCTCCCGCGGAGAGAGAAAAGCTGGAACTACGCTTCCCAGAATGCAAAGCGCGGGGCGGGGCTAAAGAGATAGCGCCGCGGGACAACAGGTTTGATTATAAACGCCAGTCTCCCGCCACGGCGCTCCTCCCGCTCAGCCTGACTGGTCCTGCCGGCCGTTGCGTGGGAGGGGGACTCAGTCGTCACTGGCAGCGGTTGAATGGAGGCTCTTTGCCCCGCGCCCTCACGGTAGATGAAGTCTTTGCTTTCGTCAGAGTGATAGCTTCTCCGATTGCCTCAGAGCAAgaggactacatttcccaggggGCTGCGGGACTGCCGGGCGGAGTGGGGGCGGTGCCTCACGTCTGGTACAGTCATCACAAGCCTGTTCGGCGGGACTGTGATGGCCAGAGAGATGACGATCTTAGGTGGGTTCCCGGGGGTCCTTGTTGCTCTTGCGGGCGTAGAGGCGATCCGAGGATGCCAGCGTGGGCAGGGGTGGTTGACTCACCTCCTGGATCCAGCTGGAGCAGCGGAAGGGGAGTCAGAAAGGTGACTTAGAGGCGGTTTTTGGCTGTTCGGAGTGGATGGGGGCGGGGACGTCTCTAGGAGGGCCCCGGCCCCTGCAGGCCAAGGTAGGGTAGACGGCGACCAGCTGTGTCCATCCCAGGGACATCAGGCTTAAGGAGGCGTTCCTTTCAACAGCACCTAGGTTTTTGAATTGCCTGTTGAATTGGGGCAAGCTATGGAAGGCTGCGAGAACGTGCACCTCCAGGACCCCTTTgtggaggaagggggaggagcTACATCCGGATCTGTTGGCTCACGGATGCTGAATTTGGAGGGATTCAGGACTCTGATGTATAGCTCGATCGATGCTTTTTCCATCAAATCGGGTTTGGAATTACCTATCCCCCACCCACACAAACACCCACCCCGCGTCTCCAAGGTGATGAAATGCTTCTAAAATGTTGCCTGTAGctggaaggggaaaggaggatttgcacttggttttatttctttgagttATGTGTTGATGAGGATGAGCTAACAATTAGTAATACAGAAGCCTGACAATTGACATTTTGGGTCATATGTAATATGAGTGGACACAGGTGTCTAACATAGCCTCCTGATACCAAATACGAGATTAACTAAAAACCAAAGGGGCATCTTTCTTCACTTATGTTTACAATCTGCGTGGCATTTGTTCctactcttttcttcttcttttttttttaattagtatttgTTGGGCATCTGCTATTCCGGGTCTGggggatacaacagtgaacaaaacttGTCTTCAGGAAGCTTTCATAGATACTGCCATCAGGGTTGCCCACTTTTATGCTGCTTCTCCTGTAAATATTACCACTGCAAGGAGGATGTCCCTAGTTCATacttaaatacttaaaaagtTAACTATATTCTGTTATGAAGTGACAGTTTCATATCTAAGGaactttcaaaatcattttatcCGATTTATCCATTTCATCCTTTTGAAAGGGAAAAGGAGGTGAGATACGAAGATAGAATTTTAGCCTTACAATAATAAAGTTTTTGTTGTGAGGATTTTAATaatggagcttttaaaaaaatgatagtcgaagctttttataaaactgtaaaatctaaatatcaattcatcaagaatattAGATTATATCTGGCTTTTGTTCCAGATAAATGTTTCTTGTCAGCATCTGCACAAATATTATtgaaatgtttttacatttattacatttattagaGAATGACACAAACATACAGTtatagggttttttgttgttgtttgtgttgttacttcattttaaattttattataaccagtttacattttgaaaaacttGCTGTCTGAGAGGAGTGTTATCAATAGTCCTATAAAAATTTTTGGAGTTTGTCTTTTTTTAGCCTTGTTTCGACGAGGGACTTTGCTACAGTAATTTAGTACATTGTACTAGTTtgaaaaaatacatcttttaatTTTCCTGTATTTCAGGATCGGCTGTTTTGACCCTCCTGTTGGCTGGCTATTTGGCACAACAGTATTTACCATTGCCTACTCCTAAAGTGATTGGTATTGATCTTGGCACCACCTATTGTTCCGTTGGGGTGTTTTTTCCTGGCACAGGAAAAGTAAAGGTGATTCCAGATGAAAATGGGCATATCAGCATACCCAGCATGGTGTCTTTCACTGACAATGATGTATATGTGGGATATGAAAGCGTAGAGCTGGCAGATTCAAATCCTCAAAACACAATATATGATGCCAAAAGATTCATAGGCAAGATTTTCACCCCAGAAGAGCTGGAGGCTGAAATTGGCAGATACCCATTTAAGGTAAGTGATTAATCTAAAGTCTGTATTAATTTTAGTGTACCCTTTTAGTTAATGCTTTGATTTCATGTCACAAAACATTCTATCTCATCTAGCTGAATCTATTAATACATGACAGTTCTGTTATCTCACATAACAAGAAATTCCACAGCAGCTCTAGGATGAGCTAATCACTGACTCCATAATGCTAACAGGTACTTAAGGCCTTGCCATTTTCTTGCTCTCCCATCCTCAGCATGTCTTGCTTAGCTCTTTCAAGGTAGCAGGAAGGTTGATGAAGCCCTGTGTACCGTAgatattctgtgtgtgtatgtgtacatatttgtatacatataaagAGAACATACCAGGTGTGCCATTTTATGCTATTTAATATGTCATGGATAATTAATAGGTTCACATCATTATCTTTAATGATTTTGTGGAATGACTATTCCATTATTAATTAGACTAGTCTCTGTCAGTGTACCTTTTTGTGGTTTTTCACTAAGGTTGGAGATTCAGGTAATATCCTTACACACTTATCTTTGTACACTTCTCTGAAAGTTTCGTAACTTGAATACTAGAAGTTGAATTGATAGGTCAAATGTGTGCATGTTTTTAAGGCATTTGATTTATATTGCCGGTTTGCTCACCAGAAAGGTTATATGCTTTTAACCGTAATTTTTTAGAGTGACTGTATCTTcactagttattttttttaatctttaatagtCAGATAAGTGAAAAATAGTATCCtgtattaattttcatttcttttgtttttttcgtGAGATcagaatttttagaattttattgatattttaattttgtggtccattttttgttcttttgcttttttgttttggtgtgtttttcttttccttagtgACTATAAAAGACCTTCATCATATGTTTTTGTTATCTTTTCCTTACCTTTTTTTTCCACTGATGTTTTTGAGCTGGATGTCaaagtttaaatttttgatttcagacttttacCATGTTTACTGTAGCCTATCCCATCCTATCcactggaactttttttttttcctcttaatactTTTATGTGAGTGTTTGTTGGTTTGGAttttgctgcttttgtttttttcttttaaacatttaaagtttttttccatGTGAAGTTTTTCTTGGAAGTTATGAAgtgaaattctaaataaattagttttttgtttgtttgtttgtttttgagacggagtcttattccgtctctcaggctggaatgcaatggcatgatcttggctcactgcaacctctgcctcccaggttcaagtgattctcctccctcagcctcccgagctgggattacaggcgtgcgccaccacgcctggctaacttttgtatttttagtagagacgggattttaccatgccGGCCATGAATTAGTTTCAAAATAGTTGTATCGGTGTTGCTTATTGAATAAACCTattcataaaaattttcaaatttttcattcgttttcaaagaaaaaaaaattgctcccTGCATTTCTTAGGTTTAttactttgttgttttttgacttcttttttggGATTCTTTATTGACTTACAATCTTTAATGAAAAAGTCGTCTAAAGCTGTGTATGTCCTCTGAATTACAGCTTTGGGTACATTACTTATTGACCTCAAAACTATTTAAAGTTTCTAAGTGACCtgaattttttgttattatttttgtttcatctggGCACTGATGGTTCTGGTATGTTTGTTTCGTAGTTTAATATTGTCCATATagctttttttatgttttccccAGACTAGTGAAGTACTTTTTGGAAGGTCAGTTTTTCATGATGGAAACCTAACCATGAGACCTAAAGTGAGAAAACATTCTTGTAATTTCGTAGATTAgttatcttttgtatttatattaatacaaCCTCGGTAAAACTAGGATAGTATTGTTTAgagttaaaatagttttttaaatgtatacccACATTATCGGGGATAATGAGCTAATGCACAATACATGTTTTCATGGGAAACAAGAATGTAAATGAGATTTGATTCTTAGATAAGTACATAATGATATACTAAAATTATTCTTGTTAATATGTACTAGAAAATTATTTCAGCTATCCATTACTCTTAGAAacaagaaatttggggaaaaaagggagaagattCTGAGTTACATACTTGAATGAGCAACCTTCATTTCTtacatttcatcatttattttttctttattcagaaaACATATACTGAGAATCTTTTGTGTTCTAGTCATGTGCTTGGTGATGAATTTTATTCTGCTGTTATTAAAAGCTATTgtgggccaagcacagtggctttcacctgtaatcccagcactttgggaggctcaggcgggcagatcacaaggtcaggagttcaagaccaacctggccaacatagtgaaaccccgtctctactaaaaatacaaaaattagccaggcatggtggcgtgcacctgtagccccagccactcgggaggctgaggcaggagaattgcttgaacccgggaggcggaggctgtggtcagccgagatcatgccaccacactccagcctgggcaacagagcaagactccatctcaaaaaaaaaaagtaaaactaatatGTATTCATAGTATAAATTTGAATGTATAACATTTAACAAGTTCTAATGTTGGTGAATGTACTGGATAGattacaaatgcattttttttattttgtaaagataaaGGTAAGTTCTCAGGAAGTCTagcatttatgtatatatgtatgtctgtttgtatatatatatacatatatatgtatatatacttttactcttttatttacttatttgcaaATCCTATTCACAggttttaaacaaaaatggaatgGTTGAGTTTTCTGTGACAAGTAATGAGACCATCACGGTGTCCCCAGAATATGTTGGCTCTCGACTATTGTTGAAGTTAAAGGAAATGGCAGAGGCCTATCTTGGAATGCCAGTTGCCAATGCTGTCATTTCTGTACCAGCAGAATTTGATCTAAAACAGAGAAATTCAACAATTGAAGCTGCTAACCTTGCAGGTAACAGTACCCTTGACTGAGATGCATTTTTCTCAAAATTGTGTTGGGTTGAAAACCTTCTGTAGTAAGATTTACCACCTCCCAAACCACACGATAgtcaaaataaacaaactataTGGTaggtgtattagggttctctagagggacaggactaatagtatatatgtgtatatgaaaggGATTTTATTAAGGTGTATTGACTCACACTATCACAGGGTGAAGTCCCACAGTAGGCTggctgcaagctgaggagcaaggaagccagcctgagtcccaaaacctcaaaagtagggaagccaacagtgcagcttTTAGTCTGTGGCCcaaggcccgagagcccctggcaaaccactggtgtaggtccaaCAGTCCAGAAGCTAAAGAACTTagagtccgatgttcaagggcaggaagcatccagcacgggagaaagatggaggccggaAGACTCAGGCAGTCTAATCCTcccacgttcttctgcctgcttttattctaggcatgctctggcagctgattagatggtgcccacccagattgagggtgggcctgcctctcccagtccactgactcaaatattaatctcctttggcagtaccctcacagacacacccaggaacaatactttgcatccatCAGTCCAATCAAGATGAtgatattaaccatcacagtaggTAAAGTAGATAGATTTTTATACAGGTTTATAATTTTGAAAGCTCTACAGCAcaatataaaatgtgtatgtaaTAAGAACCAATCAGATAGCTACAGGACAAAGGCTCAAAGAGAAAATGGACACATGTTAGCAGTGAGGAATTCTTTCTTCTAAATTCCATTAATGTTAAggtgaatataatttttaaaataaaatctgaggtAGATCATTTAATGATTTAACATTTAATGCCATTGAACCAATATTGAGGGCCttgctaaaaaaagaaatctttgttcTCATGGAACTTATATTCTACCAAAGGGAAACACAGAATGAGCATAAAAGGtaaatttaataatgttttcaGCCTCTACATTACTgatattttgggccagataattctttattgtggAGGATTGTCCTGtgaactacaaaatatttaacagcATCCCTAGCCTCTATTCACCAGCACCCTCCTCCACCAAGTGATGACAATGGAAAATGTCTCCGTATGTTGCCAGATTTCTTCTGGAGGTAAAATCCTGCCTTGTTGAGAGCCACTGATACAATGTATTCAGAAAGTAACCTGCTGTGAAGAAAAGAGCAGGCTAATGGGTCGAGATTGCTTTTGGTGGTCAGGGGATGGACGACTTGTAGAATTTAAATAGAGTGATCAGGCAAACCTCATTGAGACAGTAACATTTAAGCACATTTGAAGAAAGCAAAATCGTTAACCATGCAGACACATGGAGAAAGTGTGTTGTAGGAAGAAGAGATGGCCACTGCAACAGCCATAAGCTGGGAATTTGCTGTTATATAGAGGATAGGAAGCTGGTCAGTGTGGCCAGAGTAGAATAAGTGGTAAAATCAGAGAGCTGAAGGGAAGGGTGTTGTGATCTTTGGAGTAATTCTTTAGAGTTTGAATGTTGTGATGGCTCCTGATACATAATGCCATATTACTTTCCATACCACTCATAAGTGTGGCATGTAGTTTAAAGCAGGAATTTCATTCAAAGAAACCTGATCTTTTACCTGCTCAACATAAGCCTCTTTAATTTCCATAGCACTTAAGTGACAGTAtataatgattaattttatttatttatttattttttttttttttgtgaggcggagtctcgccctgtcgcccaggctggagtgcagtggcgcaatctcggctcactgcaagctccgcctcccgggttcccgctattctcccgcctcagcctcccgagtagctgggactacaggtgccgccaccatgcccggctagttttttgtatttttagtagagacagggtttcaccgtgttagccaggatggtctctggatctcctgacctcgtgatccgcctgcctcggcataatgattaatttttattgctcATATATTCCAATGTAGAATAGGAATGTTAGAAAAGGCTGGGAGATAAAGAGTACAATGACTTAGTCAACTGAAccttgacttttatttctttatattgtaATCTTTCAGAATCATTTTAAAGATACCATTTAGAAGAGCCTGTGTGTACTGTTCCCATTTCATGCTTCTGTTGGGTTTGTGACTGCTCTCATTATTACTCAGTGGTGGCGTTCATGTCACAGAAGACACAAACATGCTGTGAGTGGGAAGAGATTACTTTATCGCATCCTCTCCTGAGTTTTTCTTCCCTTCAACCAATCTTACAGGACTGAAGATTTTGAGGGTAATAAATGAACCCACAGCGGCAGCTATGGCTTATGGCCTCCACAAGGCTGAAGTCTTCCACGTGTTGGTGATCGACTTGGGCGGAGGAACTCTAGATGTGTCTTTACTGAATAAACAAGGAGGGATGTTTCTAACCCGAGCAATGTCTGGTAAGAAAAATGCAGGgagaggctgggcaccgtggctcatgcctgtaatcccagcactttgggaggccgaggcgggcggatcacgaggtcaggagatcgagaccatcctggctaacacggtgaaaccccttctctactaaaaaaaaaaaaaaaaaaaaaaaaaaaaaaaaaaaaaaaaatgcagggagAGTTGAAGAGGTTTGGGCAGTGCTTTCTTTAACATATCCAATGTGTAGTGCATCCTCCTTTTCCCCCGGAATTCTTTGactttattttgataattttctgtatatgtaattttataccaccatttgtatatatttactgcCAAAAGTTAAATCTCAAAAAATGACTGGGCATCCTATAAGTCAAATAAATACATTGCCCATTACCCAGTTAACGGCTCATGGAGCAGTAGGACTTTTCATGGTGATGGTGAAGAAAGGAAACAGAGGgcagaaaaatttatttaaaatgaagggTGATCagtatatttcatttaatatgttttatagaGTAGATGTCTTTAGAAAATCGAATTGTATTTTTCCCTAGGAAATGGTAGGATTTTGCATTCTAAACCCTTTCTTTAAAGGTTTTCGTTTTGTTGAATGTAGCTTAAGGGATTCAACCTGTTTGATGAGTTGAGTTGTAAGTTATAGGTATTCTAACCTCtgcattgttttttctcttcttcgaATCAAGTTAAATACCAGGAAATTATATTACAttactcttttccttt
Above is a genomic segment from Macaca thibetana thibetana isolate TM-01 chromosome 3, ASM2454274v1, whole genome shotgun sequence containing:
- the HSPA13 gene encoding heat shock 70 kDa protein 13 isoform X1, with protein sequence MAREMTILGSAVLTLLLAGYLAQQYLPLPTPKVIGIDLGTTYCSVGVFFPGTGKVKVIPDENGHISIPSMVSFTDNDVYVGYESVELADSNPQNTIYDAKRFIGKIFTPEELEAEIGRYPFKVLNKNGMVEFSVTSNETITVSPEYVGSRLLLKLKEMAEAYLGMPVANAVISVPAEFDLKQRNSTIEAANLAGLKILRVINEPTAAAMAYGLHKAEVFHVLVIDLGGGTLDVSLLNKQGGMFLTRAMSGNNKLGGQDFNQRLLQYLYKQIYQTYGFVPSRKEEIHRLRQAVEMVKLNLTLHQAAQLSVILTVEEQDRKEPHSSDTELPKDKLSSADDHHVNSGFGHGLSDKKSGESQVLFETEISRKLFDTLNEDLFQKILVPIQQVLKEGHLEKTEIDEVVLVGGSTRIPRIRQVIQEFFGKDPNTSVDPDLAVVTGVAIQAGIDGGSWPLQVSALEIPNKHLQKTNFN